From one Eucalyptus grandis isolate ANBG69807.140 chromosome 9, ASM1654582v1, whole genome shotgun sequence genomic stretch:
- the LOC104419517 gene encoding GDSL esterase/lipase 1: MLIPTRHIILFASLASLLVSTGRADQPREEVALFIFGDSINDAGTNNYINTTADFRANFPPYGNTFFHNPTGRFSDGRLIADFIAEFAKLPLIPPYLQMKDGEFMAGTNFASGGAGALVDTYKGFVVDFKMQLKQLKQLRKKLRKKKGKDQANRIIREGVYLISIGSNDYLMPLVYNPALFQSISMEDYVGMVIGNITTVLKGMYKVGGRKFAMMGIGPLGCVPGMRLLTRNGSCLGAANKLAMLHNTALTSILAKLETRLHGFKYSYFDFYASGSEKIRHPSKYGFKEAENACCGSGPYKASPTCGGKRGVKEYSLCRHPEKFLFFDTYHPSERANKQSAQLMWNGSLSVIRPRNLEALFKYEHV; the protein is encoded by the exons ATGTTGATTCCGACTCGCCACATCATTCTCTTCGCAAGTCTCGCAAGCCTCCTCGTCTCAACTGGCCGTGCCGATCAACCTCGGGAAGAGGTTGCTCTGTTCATCTTCGGCGACTCCATTAACGACGCTGGGACCAACAACTACATAAACACCACTGCAGACTTTAGAGCAAACTTTCCTCCTTATGGCAACACGTTCTTCCACAACCCCACTGGCAGATTCTCCGATGGTCGTCTCATTGCTGATTTTATCG CTGAATTTGCAAAGCTGCCGCTGATTCCACCGTATCTCCAAATGAAAGATGGTGAATTCATGGCAGGGACGAATTTCGCGTCTGGTGGAGCAGGTGCCCTGGTCGACACTTACAAAGGATTT GTGGTGGATTTCAAGATGCAGCTGAAGCAGCTTAAACAACTAAGGAagaagctgaggaagaagaaggggaaagacCAGGCGAACAGGATAATTAGGGAGGGCGTTTACTTGATCAGCATCGGAAGCAACGATTACTTGATGCCTCTCGTCTATAATCCTGCCCTGTTTCAGTCCATTTCCATGGAAGATTACGTGGGGATGGTAATTGGAAACATCACCACCGTGCTCAAG ggaatgTACAAAGTAGGAGGGAGGAAATTTGCAATGATGGGAATAGGGCCTCTTGGGTGTGTGCCAGGTATGAGACTATTAACCAGAAATGGTTCTTGCTTAGGTGCAGCCAACAAGCTCGCCATGCTTCACAACACTGCTCTTACTTCAATTCTCGCCAAACTGGAGACTCGACTACACGGATTCAAGTACTCCTACTTCGACTTCTACGCTTCAGGCAGTGAGAAAATCCGACACCCATCAAAGTATG GTTTTAAGGAAGCGGAAAATGCGTGCTGCGGTTCAGGTCCTTATAAGGCAAGTCCGACGTGTGGAGGCAAGAGAGGAGTGAAGGAATATTCATTATGCCGTCATCCTGAGAAGTTCCTCTTCTTTGATACCTACCATCCAAGTGAAAGGGCAAACAAGCAATCTGCTCAGTTGATGTGGAATGGGAGTTTGAGTGTAATTAGACCTCGCAACCTAGAAGCATTGTTCAAATACgagcatgtttaa
- the LOC104428927 gene encoding GDSL esterase/lipase 5-like — MSAPELHILFFAVFVFASLLLSALCDVALFIFGDSLNNAGINNYINTVSSYGEIFFHCPTGSFTDGRLIADFIAKYAKLPLIPPYLQLKNDGCGINLEQYSIV, encoded by the exons ATGTCGGCTCCGGAACTCCACATCCTCTTCTTCGCCGTCTTCGTCTTCGCCAGCCTCCTCCTCTCGGCTCTCTGCGACGTCGCCCTGTTCATTTTTGGCGACTCGCTCAACAACGCAGGGATCAACAATTACATAAACACCGTGTCTTCATATGGCGAGATTTTCTTTCACTGTCCCACTGGCAGCTTCACCGACGGTCGTCTTATAGCTGATTTCATTG CTAAATATGCGAAGCTACCACTGATCCCACCATATCTCCAGCTGAAGAACGACGGCTGTGGAATCAATCTGGAGCAGTACAGCATTGTTTAA
- the LOC104419516 gene encoding GDSL esterase/lipase 5: MSTPTLHIILFIVLASLFISTRGDDQSRKDVALFIFGDSVNDVGTNNYINTTADFRANFPPYGETFFRHPTGRFSNGRLIVDFIAEYANLPLIPPYLQMKDDEFMGGANFASAGAGALGDTYEGFVVDLKMQLKQLEQLEKKLEKEMGSERAKKIIKEGVYLISIGSSEYALPFFSNPTLFQSISMEDYVGMVIGNITTVLKGIYEVGGRKFAMIGIGQLGCVPIMRPAENGSCSDEANKLAQLHNVALTSILAKLEAQLQGFEYSYFDYYTSGSERIHYPSKYGFKEAETACCGSGPYRANSSCGGQRGEKEFSLCHDPENYVFFDSDHAGERANRQFAQLMWNGSLSIIRPRNLKALFKHEGA; the protein is encoded by the exons ATGTCGACCCCGACTCTCCACATCATTCTCTTCATTGTTCTCGCAAGCCTCTTCATCTCAACTCGTGGCGATGATCAGTCTCGGAAAGATGTTGCTTTGTTCATCTTCGGCGACTCCGTTAACGACGTGGGGACCAACAACTACATAAACACCACTGCTGATTTCAGAGCAAATTTTCCTCCTTATGGCGAGACGTTCTTCCGCCATCCCACTGGAAGATTCTCCAACGGTCGTCTCATTGTCGATTTTATTG CTGAATATGCAAATCTGCCGCTGATTCCACCATATCTCCAAATGAAAGATGATGAATTCATGGGAGGGGCGAACTTCGCATCCGCCGGTGCTGGTGCTTTGGGCGACACTTATGAAGGATTt GTGGTGGATTTGAAGATGCAGCTGAAGCAgctcgaacaactagagaagAAGCTGGAGAAGGAGATGGGCAGCGAGAgggccaagaaaataattaaagaggGTGTTTACTTAATTAGCATTGGAAGCAGTGAATACGCCCTGCCTTTCTTCTCTAATCCTACTCTGTTTCAGTCCATTTCCATGGAAGATTACGTGGGGATGGTGATTGGAAACATCACCACCGTGCTTAAG gGAATATATGAAGTAGGAGGAAGAAAATTTGCAATGATTGGAATTGGGCAACTTGGGTGTGTGCCAATCATGAGACCAGCCGAAAATGGTTCTTGCTCAGACGAAGCCAACAAGCTCGCACAGCTTCACAACGTTGCTCTTACTTCAATTCTCGCAAAACTGGAGGCGCAACTCCAAGGATTCGAGTACTCCTACTTCGACTACTACACTTCAGGCAGTGAGAGAATCCACTACCCATCAAAATATG GTTTTAAGGAAGCGGAAACTGCGTGTTGTGGTTCGGGTCCTTATAGGGCAAATTCAAGCTGTGGAGGCCAAAGAGGAgagaaggaattttcattatgCCATGATCCTGAGAACTACGTGTTCTTTGACTCTGACCATGCAGGTGAGAGGGCTAATAGGCAATTTGCGCAATTGATGTGGAATGGGAGTTTGAGTATAATCAGACCTCGCAACTTGAAAGCATTGTTCAAGCATGAGGGtgcttga